From a region of the Myxococcaceae bacterium JPH2 genome:
- a CDS encoding translocation/assembly module TamB has protein sequence MASQGRNGARKALLVVLLVLSGSILVLRTQAAWDATCTLARRHLPGVLGMDVGIGRCELDPLGSRVLLHGVSLFLPGSDTPLFAADTAEVRFGFFGPLGRRFTLGQVRVRHPRVNLDLSQPAPATPREPGTCFLAPLDRLRIAKLDITGAEVRLALPRGRRVDITNLDVGWVERWGVMEFDVEARSGLVRLGADGGELTLGRLVFTGALDPTEAQLDVERAEVTLDDFTTTLSGRVETLCQPQLALDAQVFLPLQTLHRAHLLPKPATGHLWSRLSVTGKPSALAVSADVSASNLAYEKYGPVSLTARLAYVGDRVRVEQLAIPMGSGRVKVTGSLRLTPELPVEVALTTEEASLGRILERAGIAGAWVDFPASATAHLSGTLLPRPNISGPLDLRAGRFVLATRPYDAPESLGKTLLEFDRARAQTLVKLLPDRVTFANITADSGRSRVRGDVTLFYDKARGLDIRGGGDLELADFGHIAKLPWSGRGSATYVITGPYSDVKVDSSLSLRDFVFWNLGLGVVQGKLTYSGGVLAFPSLTGQKGRTQYFGKGALTFGRVLHARLDVNVPQGRTEDLVDVVAGLSSSLAVMQGALTGTASGRVEIDSPVEKLEGLVVFDMKDTRYYGRRLGAGSARLRFVEGKEMVLERTVLEGPLGRLWAEGTLAFAGGLDYRFGGDHLSLTEAVGPDVGERMGIQGLLELDGRVTGNGELPVVEASLKGPHVTFASRDLGAMDLQLRQVGKDLRVDGHPFRDAEGWMTMKVKAPYGFDSSIALQLPEIRPLLPQASYLQGVSGSLAGRVSAQGPLLDPSSYEATAQVQKLVLTRGDLRADNKGPISLSYRAGTLEVLPFRFSGTSLDVTLGGSVSGRGMAVSLRDGSMDVRLLEPFLPGVERASGLLRVDAEATGTLDDPSLVGSAELSDVRITMRDLPVNVRGVSGRLELTGQRVLLEHLQGQLNDGHVSARGDVRLDRFKPKRLGLTLQLDEVPYRLTEDLPITVSGLLQVIGPPDGLTVTGGLDIVKLRYQKSVDVESLLKGLQRRTALVGGLPGERARDPFVTWDVNVHFGDVRVENNLAKARLLGDVRLTGTDVRPGLLGRVEAAEGSQAFFRNNPFAINQGQVEFRDPTGIDPVFEVQAQTQVREYVVRLHAFGKPADPQIILSSEPALTEGDVLSLLTLGVTSSDKDTAASASAGLAAEALFNVSGLDRQLRRFLPSNPVLRDLSLQISTTYNDATRQAEPTAQLESKFLSEKLKIGMTQPVSGRGTRARAEYRFDDRLSAQAQWDNENSEASFGNLGLELKLGWEVE, from the coding sequence TTGGCATCCCAGGGCCGCAACGGTGCGCGCAAGGCGCTGCTCGTGGTGCTCCTCGTTCTCTCGGGGAGCATCCTGGTCCTGCGCACCCAGGCCGCATGGGATGCGACGTGCACGCTGGCGCGGCGCCATCTCCCGGGCGTGCTGGGGATGGACGTCGGCATCGGGCGATGCGAGTTGGATCCGCTGGGCTCGCGCGTGCTGCTGCATGGCGTGTCGCTCTTCCTGCCCGGCTCGGACACGCCGTTGTTCGCGGCAGATACCGCGGAGGTGCGCTTCGGCTTCTTCGGGCCGTTGGGTCGGCGCTTCACGTTGGGGCAGGTGCGTGTGCGGCATCCGCGCGTCAACCTGGACCTGTCTCAACCCGCGCCCGCGACGCCGCGCGAACCGGGGACGTGCTTCCTGGCGCCGTTGGATCGGCTGCGCATCGCGAAGTTGGACATCACGGGCGCGGAGGTGCGGCTCGCGCTGCCTCGCGGCCGTCGGGTGGACATCACCAACCTGGACGTGGGGTGGGTGGAGCGCTGGGGCGTCATGGAGTTCGACGTCGAGGCGCGCAGCGGACTCGTGCGCCTGGGCGCGGACGGCGGCGAGCTGACGCTGGGCCGGCTGGTGTTCACCGGCGCGTTGGATCCCACCGAGGCGCAGCTCGACGTGGAGCGCGCCGAGGTCACGCTCGACGACTTCACCACCACGCTGTCCGGTCGCGTGGAGACGCTCTGTCAGCCGCAGCTCGCGCTGGATGCCCAGGTGTTCCTGCCGCTGCAGACCCTGCATCGCGCGCACCTGTTGCCCAAGCCCGCCACGGGACATCTGTGGTCTCGCCTCTCCGTCACGGGCAAGCCCTCCGCGCTCGCGGTGTCCGCGGACGTGTCCGCCAGCAACCTCGCTTACGAGAAGTACGGACCCGTGAGCCTCACCGCGCGGCTGGCATACGTGGGGGACCGCGTTCGGGTGGAGCAGTTGGCGATCCCCATGGGCAGTGGGCGCGTGAAGGTGACGGGCTCGCTGCGGCTGACGCCCGAGCTTCCGGTGGAGGTGGCGCTCACCACCGAGGAGGCCTCGCTCGGACGAATCCTGGAGCGCGCGGGCATCGCGGGGGCGTGGGTGGACTTCCCCGCGAGCGCGACCGCGCATCTGTCCGGCACGCTGCTGCCGCGTCCCAACATCTCCGGGCCTCTGGATTTGCGCGCCGGGCGCTTCGTGCTCGCCACGCGCCCGTATGACGCGCCCGAGTCCCTAGGCAAGACGCTGCTCGAGTTCGACCGGGCTCGCGCCCAGACGCTCGTGAAGCTGCTGCCGGATCGCGTGACGTTCGCGAACATCACCGCGGACTCGGGGCGCTCGCGCGTGCGCGGCGACGTGACGCTCTTCTATGACAAGGCGCGGGGCCTGGACATCCGCGGCGGTGGAGACCTGGAGCTGGCGGACTTCGGTCACATCGCGAAGCTGCCCTGGTCCGGCCGCGGCTCGGCCACCTACGTCATCACGGGGCCGTACTCGGACGTGAAGGTGGACTCGAGCCTGTCGCTGCGCGACTTCGTCTTCTGGAACCTCGGCCTGGGCGTGGTGCAGGGCAAGCTGACGTACTCGGGGGGCGTGTTGGCCTTCCCCTCGCTCACCGGACAGAAGGGGCGCACGCAGTACTTCGGCAAGGGCGCGCTGACGTTCGGGCGTGTCTTGCACGCGCGCCTCGACGTGAACGTGCCGCAGGGGCGCACCGAGGACCTGGTGGACGTGGTGGCCGGGCTGAGTTCCTCGCTCGCGGTGATGCAGGGGGCGCTGACGGGCACGGCCTCGGGGCGCGTGGAGATCGACAGCCCCGTGGAGAAGCTGGAGGGGCTGGTGGTCTTCGACATGAAGGACACCCGCTATTACGGGCGGCGCCTCGGCGCGGGCTCGGCGCGGCTGCGTTTCGTGGAGGGCAAGGAGATGGTGCTGGAGCGCACCGTGTTGGAGGGCCCGCTGGGACGGCTGTGGGCCGAGGGCACCTTGGCATTCGCGGGCGGGCTGGACTACCGCTTTGGTGGAGACCACCTGTCGTTGACGGAAGCCGTGGGGCCGGACGTCGGCGAGCGCATGGGCATCCAGGGGCTGCTCGAGCTGGATGGGCGCGTGACGGGCAACGGGGAGCTGCCGGTGGTGGAGGCCTCGCTCAAGGGGCCCCACGTGACGTTCGCTTCGCGAGACCTGGGCGCCATGGATCTCCAACTGCGCCAGGTGGGCAAGGACCTGCGCGTGGACGGTCATCCGTTCCGGGACGCGGAGGGCTGGATGACGATGAAGGTGAAGGCGCCCTATGGCTTCGACTCCTCCATCGCGCTCCAGCTCCCGGAGATCCGCCCGCTGTTGCCGCAAGCGTCGTACCTCCAGGGTGTGTCCGGCTCGCTCGCGGGGCGTGTGTCCGCGCAGGGGCCCTTGCTGGACCCCTCGTCCTACGAGGCCACCGCGCAGGTGCAGAAGCTGGTGCTCACCCGAGGCGACCTGCGCGCGGACAACAAGGGACCCATCTCGCTGTCCTATCGCGCGGGGACGCTGGAGGTGTTGCCGTTCCGCTTCAGCGGGACCTCGCTGGACGTGACGCTGGGCGGCTCGGTGAGTGGCCGGGGAATGGCCGTGAGCCTCCGTGACGGCAGCATGGACGTGCGCCTCTTGGAGCCCTTCCTGCCTGGGGTGGAGCGCGCGAGCGGCCTCTTGCGAGTGGACGCCGAAGCGACGGGCACGCTGGACGACCCGTCACTGGTCGGCTCCGCCGAGCTGTCCGATGTGCGCATCACGATGCGCGACCTGCCCGTCAACGTGCGCGGCGTGTCGGGGCGGCTCGAACTCACGGGCCAGCGCGTGCTGCTGGAGCACTTGCAGGGGCAGCTCAACGACGGGCACGTGTCCGCGCGCGGCGATGTGCGGTTGGATCGCTTCAAGCCGAAGCGCTTGGGGCTGACGCTGCAACTCGACGAGGTGCCGTACCGGCTGACGGAGGACCTGCCCATCACCGTGTCCGGGCTGCTCCAGGTGATTGGTCCGCCGGATGGGCTCACCGTCACGGGTGGCCTGGACATCGTCAAGCTGCGCTACCAGAAGTCGGTGGACGTGGAGTCGCTGCTCAAGGGGCTTCAGCGCCGGACGGCCCTGGTGGGCGGGCTGCCTGGCGAGCGGGCACGCGACCCGTTCGTCACCTGGGACGTGAACGTGCACTTCGGTGACGTGCGCGTGGAGAACAACCTGGCCAAGGCGCGGCTGCTCGGGGATGTGCGCCTGACGGGCACGGACGTGCGGCCAGGACTGCTGGGGCGCGTGGAGGCGGCCGAGGGCAGTCAGGCGTTCTTCCGCAACAACCCCTTCGCCATCAACCAGGGGCAGGTGGAGTTCCGCGATCCAACGGGGATCGACCCGGTGTTCGAGGTGCAGGCCCAGACGCAGGTGCGCGAGTACGTGGTGCGGCTGCACGCCTTCGGCAAGCCGGCGGACCCGCAAATCATCTTGTCGTCCGAGCCCGCGCTGACGGAGGGGGACGTCCTGTCGCTCTTGACCCTGGGCGTGACGAGTTCGGACAAGGACACGGCGGCCTCGGCCAGCGCCGGGCTGGCGGCCGAGGCCCTCTTCAATGTGTCCGGTCTGGACCGGCAGCTCCGGCGCTTCCTGCCGAGCAACCCCGTCCTGCGCGACCTGTCCCTTCAGATCTCCACGACCTACAACGACGCCACGCGGCAGGCGGAGCCCACCGCACAACTGGAGTCGAAGTTCCTGTCGGAGAAGCTTAAGATCGGCATGACACAACCGGTGAGCGGTCGCGGGACGCGGGCGCGGGCCGAATATCGATTCGACGACCGACTTTCCGCGCAGGCCCAGTGGGACAACGAGAACAGCGAAGCCTCGTTTGGAAACCTCGGGCTCGAGCTGAAGCTGGGCTGGGAGGTCGAGTAG
- a CDS encoding AAA family ATPase yields the protein MTTYLDFFELTQEPFSNAPVSRFYYNSAQHSQALTRLMHAVGYMKGLSILIGDIGAGKTTLARRMLDSLPESEYEAALLVIIHSGITAHWLLRRIALQLGVENPAQEKLALLSQLYQRLLQIHESGKKAVVLIDEAQMLETREIMEEFRGLLNLEVPERKLISFVFFGLPEIEKNLKLDPPLAQRVALRYKLEPFTAESTEAYIKHRLRLAGCPRMPFTAEALLAVHAHSGGTPRVINTLCDNALFEAFLARQESIGAELVNRIGQNLGLQGGAAASSASEQAAPATSLPRTAKSKIDLAEIDRYLEGLGKL from the coding sequence ATGACGACCTACCTCGATTTCTTCGAACTCACCCAGGAGCCGTTCTCCAACGCTCCGGTGAGTCGCTTCTATTACAACTCGGCGCAGCACTCGCAGGCGCTGACGCGGCTGATGCATGCCGTGGGCTACATGAAGGGCCTGTCCATCCTCATCGGGGACATCGGCGCGGGCAAGACGACGCTCGCCCGGCGCATGCTCGACTCGCTGCCTGAGTCCGAGTACGAGGCCGCGCTGCTGGTCATCATCCACTCGGGCATCACCGCCCACTGGCTGCTGCGGCGAATCGCGCTGCAGTTGGGCGTGGAGAATCCCGCGCAGGAGAAGCTGGCGCTCCTGTCCCAGCTCTACCAGCGCCTGCTGCAGATTCACGAGTCCGGCAAGAAGGCCGTCGTCCTCATCGACGAGGCCCAGATGCTGGAGACGCGGGAGATCATGGAGGAGTTCCGGGGGCTGCTGAACCTGGAGGTCCCCGAGCGCAAGCTCATCTCGTTCGTCTTCTTCGGCCTGCCGGAGATCGAGAAGAACCTCAAGCTGGACCCGCCGCTCGCCCAGCGCGTGGCGCTTCGCTACAAGCTCGAGCCCTTCACGGCGGAGTCCACCGAGGCCTACATCAAGCACCGCCTGCGGTTGGCGGGCTGCCCGCGCATGCCCTTCACGGCCGAGGCGCTGCTGGCCGTGCATGCGCACTCGGGGGGAACCCCCCGCGTCATCAACACCTTGTGCGACAACGCCCTCTTCGAGGCGTTCCTGGCCCGGCAGGAGAGCATTGGCGCCGAGCTGGTGAATCGCATCGGGCAGAACCTGGGACTCCAGGGTGGCGCGGCCGCCTCGTCGGCGAGCGAGCAGGCGGCTCCGGCCACTTCGCTGCCTCGCACGGCGAAATCCAAGATCGATTTGGCGGAGATCGACCGCTACCTCGAGGGGCTCGGTAAGCTGTAG
- a CDS encoding tetratricopeptide repeat protein, producing the protein MDKNKIIEAAAKLVAKGAYDKAIKEYQKVLEVDPKDIRVLQKMGELYQKKNDNPQAAHFFTKVAESYSSDGFFLKAVALYKQVLKLNPNLLEVNLKLAELHQQLGLMSEAMAYFQIVANHYDKAGDTKASLDTLKKMVDLDPENVASKIKLAELYARENMAKEALQEFKRAAEYLKRNSRMDDWLRVAERLSSLEPDNLSLAKELAAAYLQRADQKRALAKLQVCFKADGRDVETLTLLAQAFQGLGQTSKTVSVYKELAKIHQERGRATESEAVWTQIEVLDPQDPDLLARRAPLEEPPAPAPTPQPAAPVAAAPRPSAAPAPVAQPAPAPVQAPAAPQGMGREQLSKLLTETDVYVKYGLHDKALEHLRKVFSVDPENLDAHEKAYHIYVAANNVAQASEQLLNVLRLCTRRADVQRAQPYLLNILQENPAHPEVPAFLAVLRSDTAVAAPVASPMMVESLGEDAILVDSNDDEILVAEPPDDALAQPPGDELALAALSHGTDSDEVIDDGADSTVVSEEALVGEPITSNENEVFEDSPAPEDLAAAAMSDALVSDDGLMLTDEPGLSSMQDDEPLVSGGEDETSFADMSSDEDMVAPDDDLGAMALGDEEDAPPTRILSPSRALLEEAAPDTLQLPALADDEPAELGGSAFEEDEVPTRVGIAALSSSDFDAPGLGEEDDAPTAAHSIAVAVADVTPLEDDTEATAVAEVEAMPEAEAELEDEPAAEECDEASFFLDQGLLEEAREILETVAIAFPGHVRAGELMARLEALEAQGNASQDEAPAEPLSVPSVQPVTESSGERDAFDLAAELAGEIDGLGGEELAEAPPAEDDFQYSVDEVFAEFKKGLAKVVKPEDVDTHYDLGIAYKEMGLLDDAVHEFEVARQGCVGTKRELDCLTMTGMLHTMRGQPAESVRVFKDGLASPLAVGEVGKALGFELASAYEALGEAGKALFHYQRVAAQDAKYREVSAHVSRLAATTSPESDEAPAAAKGAAGAKGPSAASTQVPAAGAPKARKVGYV; encoded by the coding sequence ATGGACAAGAACAAGATCATCGAAGCTGCCGCGAAACTCGTCGCGAAGGGTGCCTACGACAAGGCCATCAAGGAGTACCAGAAGGTTCTGGAAGTCGACCCGAAGGACATCCGGGTCCTCCAGAAGATGGGCGAGCTGTACCAGAAGAAGAACGACAACCCCCAGGCGGCGCACTTCTTCACGAAGGTGGCCGAGAGCTACTCCTCGGACGGGTTCTTCCTCAAGGCGGTCGCCCTCTACAAGCAGGTCCTCAAGCTCAACCCCAACCTGCTCGAGGTGAACCTCAAGCTGGCGGAGCTGCACCAGCAGCTCGGGTTGATGTCCGAGGCGATGGCCTACTTCCAGATTGTCGCCAATCACTACGACAAGGCGGGCGATACCAAGGCCTCGCTCGACACTCTGAAGAAGATGGTGGATCTCGACCCCGAGAACGTGGCGTCGAAGATCAAGCTCGCGGAGCTGTATGCGCGCGAGAACATGGCCAAGGAGGCGCTGCAGGAGTTCAAGCGCGCCGCCGAGTACCTCAAGCGCAACTCCCGCATGGATGACTGGCTCCGCGTCGCGGAGCGGTTGTCCTCGCTCGAGCCCGACAACCTCTCGCTGGCCAAGGAGCTGGCGGCGGCTTATCTCCAGCGCGCGGATCAGAAGCGCGCGCTCGCGAAGCTGCAGGTGTGCTTCAAGGCGGATGGTCGCGACGTCGAGACGCTGACCCTGCTGGCCCAGGCGTTCCAGGGGCTGGGCCAGACGTCGAAGACGGTCTCCGTCTACAAGGAACTCGCGAAGATTCATCAGGAGCGCGGCCGCGCGACGGAATCCGAGGCGGTCTGGACGCAGATCGAAGTGTTGGATCCGCAGGACCCGGATCTGCTCGCCCGGCGCGCGCCCCTGGAGGAGCCTCCCGCGCCGGCCCCGACGCCGCAGCCCGCCGCACCCGTGGCCGCTGCTCCGCGTCCCTCCGCGGCTCCCGCTCCCGTCGCGCAGCCCGCCCCCGCGCCAGTCCAGGCGCCTGCCGCGCCGCAGGGCATGGGCCGGGAGCAGCTCTCCAAGCTGCTGACCGAGACCGACGTCTACGTGAAGTACGGGCTCCACGACAAAGCGCTGGAGCACCTGCGCAAGGTCTTCTCCGTCGACCCGGAGAACCTGGACGCGCACGAGAAGGCGTACCACATCTACGTCGCCGCCAATAACGTCGCGCAGGCCTCCGAGCAGCTGTTGAACGTGCTGCGCCTGTGCACGCGTCGCGCGGACGTGCAGCGCGCGCAGCCGTACCTCCTGAACATCCTGCAGGAGAACCCGGCGCATCCCGAGGTGCCGGCGTTCCTGGCGGTGCTGCGCTCCGACACCGCGGTGGCGGCCCCGGTCGCCAGCCCGATGATGGTGGAGTCGCTGGGCGAGGACGCCATCCTGGTGGACTCGAACGACGATGAGATCCTCGTCGCGGAGCCGCCGGACGATGCGCTCGCGCAGCCTCCCGGGGATGAGCTGGCCCTGGCAGCGCTGAGCCATGGCACGGACTCGGACGAGGTCATCGACGACGGCGCCGACAGCACCGTCGTCAGCGAGGAGGCCCTGGTCGGCGAGCCCATCACCTCGAACGAGAATGAAGTGTTCGAGGACTCGCCCGCGCCGGAGGACCTCGCGGCGGCTGCGATGTCGGATGCGTTGGTGTCCGACGATGGGTTGATGTTGACGGACGAGCCCGGCCTGTCGTCGATGCAGGACGATGAGCCGCTCGTGTCGGGTGGAGAGGACGAGACGTCCTTCGCGGACATGTCGTCCGACGAAGACATGGTCGCTCCCGACGACGACCTGGGCGCGATGGCCCTGGGCGACGAGGAGGACGCACCGCCCACGCGCATCCTGTCTCCGTCTCGCGCGCTCCTGGAAGAAGCGGCGCCGGACACGCTGCAGCTCCCCGCGCTTGCGGATGATGAGCCCGCCGAACTGGGGGGCTCCGCTTTCGAAGAGGACGAAGTTCCCACGCGCGTGGGCATCGCCGCGCTGAGCAGCAGCGACTTCGACGCGCCGGGCCTGGGCGAGGAAGACGACGCACCCACGGCCGCGCATTCGATCGCGGTGGCGGTGGCGGATGTGACTCCGCTGGAGGACGACACCGAGGCGACGGCTGTGGCCGAGGTCGAGGCCATGCCCGAGGCGGAGGCGGAACTCGAGGATGAGCCCGCCGCCGAGGAGTGCGACGAGGCGTCCTTCTTCCTCGACCAGGGCTTGCTCGAGGAGGCGCGGGAGATCCTCGAGACGGTGGCGATCGCCTTCCCGGGCCATGTGCGCGCTGGCGAGCTGATGGCCCGCCTGGAGGCGCTGGAGGCGCAAGGCAACGCGTCCCAGGACGAGGCGCCCGCCGAGCCGCTCTCCGTGCCCAGCGTGCAGCCCGTCACCGAGTCCTCGGGGGAACGCGATGCGTTCGACCTCGCGGCGGAGCTGGCGGGGGAGATCGACGGCCTCGGTGGCGAGGAGCTGGCGGAAGCGCCGCCGGCGGAGGACGACTTCCAGTACTCGGTCGATGAGGTCTTCGCCGAGTTCAAGAAGGGCCTCGCGAAGGTGGTGAAGCCCGAGGACGTGGACACGCACTACGACCTGGGCATCGCCTACAAGGAAATGGGCCTGCTGGACGACGCGGTCCACGAGTTCGAAGTGGCCCGCCAGGGCTGCGTGGGCACGAAGCGCGAGCTGGACTGCCTGACGATGACCGGCATGCTCCACACCATGCGCGGCCAGCCCGCCGAGTCCGTGCGCGTCTTCAAGGACGGACTGGCGAGCCCGCTGGCGGTGGGCGAGGTGGGCAAGGCCCTCGGCTTCGAGCTTGCCAGCGCGTACGAGGCGTTGGGCGAGGCGGGCAAGGCGCTGTTCCATTACCAGCGCGTGGCCGCGCAGGACGCGAAGTATCGCGAGGTGTCGGCGCACGTGTCGCGGTTGGCGGCGACGACGTCTCCCGAGAGCGACGAGGCTCCTGCGGCCGCGAAGGGCGCCGCCGGAGCAAAGGGCCCGAGCGCCGCTTCCACCCAGGTGCCAGCCGCTGGCGCGCCCAAGGCGCGCAAAGTCGGCTACGTGTAG
- the accC gene encoding acetyl-CoA carboxylase biotin carboxylase subunit, with the protein MFKKVLVANRGEIALRVIRACRELGIATVAVHSTADANALHVRFADEAVCIGPPASKESYLNVPQLLSAAEITRADAIHPGYGFLSENAEFAEVCENCKIRFIGPRPEMLRLMGNKVRARAAAREAGMPLLPGSPGTVKDPKEAEAFAREIGFPVILKAAAGGGGKGMKIVRDPSALAQAFATAQAEAVASFSNGDLYIERYVEKPRHIEIQIVADEHGNIIHLNERECSVQRRHQKLIEECPSPALSPELRKKMGEVSVAAMRKLRYNNVGTIEYLLDERGQFYFMEMNTRIQVEHPVTELVMGIDLVREQIRMAYGHPLRLKQEDVQIRGHAIECRVNAEDPITFAPWPGKITGYSVPGGYGVRVDSAAYENYTVLPYYDSLLAKLIVHAEDRETAIRRMQRALSEYVVEGIRTNIPFHRAALVEDAFLEGNYDTRFVERLLASETGTHRLKKAVEETP; encoded by the coding sequence GTGTTCAAGAAGGTGCTGGTTGCCAACCGTGGGGAGATTGCCCTGCGGGTCATCCGTGCCTGCCGCGAGTTGGGTATCGCCACCGTGGCGGTGCACTCCACGGCGGATGCCAACGCGCTGCACGTGCGCTTCGCCGACGAGGCGGTGTGCATCGGGCCGCCGGCTTCCAAGGAAAGCTATCTCAACGTCCCGCAGTTGCTCTCCGCGGCGGAGATTACCCGCGCGGACGCCATCCACCCGGGCTACGGCTTCCTGTCTGAGAACGCCGAGTTCGCGGAGGTGTGCGAGAACTGCAAGATTCGCTTCATCGGGCCTCGGCCGGAGATGCTGCGGCTGATGGGCAACAAGGTGCGCGCGCGCGCCGCTGCCCGTGAGGCTGGCATGCCGCTGCTGCCTGGCAGCCCTGGCACGGTGAAGGACCCGAAGGAGGCCGAGGCCTTCGCGCGGGAGATTGGCTTCCCGGTCATCCTCAAGGCCGCCGCCGGTGGTGGTGGCAAGGGCATGAAGATCGTCCGCGATCCGAGCGCGCTCGCCCAGGCGTTCGCCACGGCGCAGGCCGAGGCCGTGGCCAGCTTCTCCAACGGCGATCTCTACATCGAGCGATACGTGGAGAAGCCGCGCCACATCGAGATCCAGATCGTCGCGGATGAGCACGGCAACATCATCCACCTCAATGAGCGCGAGTGCTCGGTGCAGCGCCGGCACCAGAAGCTCATTGAGGAGTGCCCGTCGCCCGCGCTGTCGCCCGAGCTGCGCAAGAAGATGGGCGAGGTGTCCGTCGCGGCGATGCGCAAGCTTCGCTACAACAACGTGGGCACCATCGAGTACCTGCTCGACGAGCGCGGGCAGTTCTACTTCATGGAGATGAACACCCGCATCCAGGTGGAGCACCCCGTGACGGAGCTGGTCATGGGAATCGACCTGGTGCGCGAGCAGATCCGCATGGCCTACGGGCACCCCCTGCGTCTCAAGCAGGAGGACGTGCAGATTCGCGGGCACGCCATCGAGTGCCGCGTCAACGCCGAGGACCCCATCACCTTCGCGCCGTGGCCGGGGAAGATCACCGGCTACAGCGTGCCCGGTGGCTACGGCGTGCGCGTGGACTCGGCGGCTTACGAGAACTACACGGTGCTGCCGTACTACGACAGCCTCCTGGCCAAGCTCATCGTGCACGCGGAGGACCGCGAGACGGCCATCCGACGCATGCAGCGGGCGCTGTCCGAGTACGTGGTGGAAGGGATTCGCACCAACATCCCGTTCCACCGCGCGGCCCTGGTGGAGGATGCGTTCCTGGAAGGCAACTACGACACCCGCTTCGTGGAGCGGCTCCTGGCCAGCGAGACGGGAACCCACCGGCTGAAGAAGGCCGTGGAAGAGACGCCCTAG
- the accB gene encoding acetyl-CoA carboxylase biotin carboxyl carrier protein translates to MATKRKAVRAAAPATETRQAGTTSLDVEALRQIVEILEASDVTRLVWTRGDEKLFIRRGHAPETTIVHHAAPTGPSVTVAPPTEYAAPAAPRALAASAPASAPAAAAPEKAAEKPGLVISSPFVGTFYRTPAPDQPAFVDVGSVVKKGQILCIVEAMKLMNEIESEVSGRVAEILVENGRPVEFGQSLFRIEPV, encoded by the coding sequence ATGGCAACGAAGCGCAAGGCAGTCCGGGCGGCCGCGCCCGCCACCGAAACGCGTCAGGCGGGGACGACGTCCCTCGACGTCGAGGCCCTCCGGCAGATTGTGGAGATCCTCGAGGCCTCCGACGTGACGCGGCTGGTGTGGACGCGCGGCGACGAGAAGCTGTTCATCCGCCGTGGCCATGCTCCGGAGACCACCATCGTTCATCACGCGGCGCCCACCGGGCCGAGTGTGACGGTGGCGCCGCCGACGGAGTACGCGGCCCCCGCGGCGCCGCGTGCGCTGGCGGCTTCCGCGCCGGCCTCGGCGCCGGCAGCGGCTGCCCCGGAGAAGGCAGCGGAGAAGCCGGGGCTCGTGATTTCGAGCCCGTTCGTGGGGACGTTCTACCGGACGCCCGCCCCGGATCAGCCCGCGTTCGTGGACGTGGGCTCGGTGGTGAAGAAGGGGCAGATTCTCTGCATCGTCGAGGCCATGAAGCTGATGAACGAGATCGAGTCTGAGGTCTCGGGTCGCGTGGCGGAGATCCTCGTCGAGAACGGTCGCCCGGTGGAGTTCGGCCAGTCGCTGTTCCGCATCGAGCCGGTCTGA
- the efp gene encoding elongation factor P, whose product MAGVIDTSEFRNGLKIEIDGEPFVIEHFQHVKPGKGSAFVRTKIRSLISGRVLEPTMKSGDKVGRPDIEEKSMEYLYAQGDDFYFMDKHNYEQTFLTKDVLGEARNFLKENIAVDVLFYNGKAIGVTLPNSVDLKVTTCDPGVRGDTVSGAMKPATLETGFTVNVPLFINEGDVLKIDTRDGGKYLTRVATAG is encoded by the coding sequence ATGGCCGGTGTCATTGACACGTCCGAGTTTCGCAACGGGTTGAAGATCGAGATCGACGGCGAGCCGTTCGTCATCGAACATTTCCAGCACGTGAAGCCGGGCAAGGGTTCGGCGTTCGTGCGGACCAAGATCCGCAGCCTGATCAGCGGTCGTGTGCTCGAGCCGACGATGAAGTCCGGCGACAAGGTCGGCCGGCCCGACATCGAAGAGAAGAGCATGGAGTACCTGTATGCTCAGGGCGATGACTTCTACTTCATGGACAAGCACAACTACGAGCAGACCTTCCTCACCAAGGATGTGCTCGGAGAGGCGCGCAACTTCCTGAAGGAGAACATCGCCGTCGACGTGCTCTTCTACAATGGCAAGGCCATTGGCGTGACGCTGCCGAACTCGGTGGACTTGAAGGTCACCACGTGTGACCCGGGCGTCCGAGGCGACACCGTGTCCGGCGCGATGAAGCCGGCGACGCTGGAGACGGGCTTCACCGTCAACGTTCCGCTCTTCATCAACGAGGGCGACGTGCTCAAGATCGACACGCGTGATGGCGGCAAGTACCTGACGCGCGTGGCCACCGCGGGATAG